A DNA window from Drosophila sechellia strain sech25 chromosome X, ASM438219v1, whole genome shotgun sequence contains the following coding sequences:
- the LOC6615251 gene encoding neutral alpha-glucosidase AB, protein MRFALAIVAIIWAFFVLADGVDPGNFKTCEQSSFCRRSRKIQGSGSKYALIPGTLNTYADSLTADLVNKENHHQFAFKLEALEGSTFRLQIDEKQPLRPRYRVEHALKGPTQAGRIRVQRETDGEIVITSEKNKAVIHGDPFRIDFFENDVLVVSVNAKNWLYFEHLRQKAQEQTFHPPENENQQEQDAAVETPKAADTIDDPGAWEENFKSHHDSKPYGPEAVALDFSFPAAKVLFGIPEHADSFILKSTSGTDPYRLYNLDVFEYIVDSKMALYGSVPVIYGHGAQRTAGVYWQNAAETWVDIQTSETNVVSSLVNFVSGSQKTPPPAAHFMSESGIVDAFIMLGPKPMDAFKQYAALTGTHELPQLFALAYHQSRWNYNDERDVTSVSAKFDEYNIPMDTMWLDIEYTDGKRYFTWDKFKFPHPLAMIKNLTELGRHLVVIVDPHIKRDNNYFFHRDCTDRGYYVKTREGNDYEGWCWPGAASYPDFFNPVVREYYASQYALDKFQTVTADVMLWNDMNEPSVFNGPEITAPKDLIHFGNWEHRDVHNLYGHMHLMGSFAGLQQRDPNQRPFILTRAHFAGSQRYAAIWTGDNFADWSHLQHSVKMCLTEAVAGFSFCGADVGAFFGNPDTELLERWYQAGAFLPFFRAHAHIDTKRREPWLFPERTRQVIQNAVIKRYSYLPLWYTAFYELELTGEPVIRPLLAHYPLDKEAFGVDSQLLVQDRLLVRPVMQQGVSKVDVYFPAIDDKKNSDWWYDVDTYQRQERSGYVSVPVDDFKIPVWQRGGSIVPKKERQRRASTLMLHDPYTLIICLDRQGKAAGSLYLDDEKSYAYRQGQRIHVNYEFAHDQLVNSFVGKPKYKTLAWIERIVIAGLEKVPSSASITVNGVSQQLEVLQHDNTVVVRKPGVKMDVDFAIKLNFA, encoded by the exons ATGCGATTCGCTCTGGCCATCGTGGCCATCATCTGGGCTTTTTTCGTCCTGGCCGACGGAGTGGACCCCGGGAACTTTAAGACCTGCGAGCAGAGCAGTTTTTGTCG ACGCTCCCGAAAGATTCAGGGATCGGGCAGCAAGTACGCCTTAATTCCCGGCACCTTGAACACCTATGCGGATTCGTTGACCGCTGATCTCGTtaacaaggagaaccatcaCCAGTTCGCCTTCAAGCTAGAGGCTCTGGAGGGCAGTACCTTCCGCTTGCAGATAGATGAGAAGCAGCCACTTCGACCACGATATCGCGTCGAGCACGCTCTTAAGGGTCCAACCCAGGCCGGACGCATTCGTGTCCAGCGGGAAACAGATGGAGAGATCGTTATCACATCGGAGAAGAACAAGGCTGTGATCCACGGAGACCCGTTCCGCATCGATTTCTTCGAGAACGACGTGCTGGTGGTTTCGGTGAATGCCAAGAACTGGTTGTACTTCGAGCATCTGCGGCAGAAGGCCCAGGAACAGACCTTCCACCCGCCGGAAAACGAGaatcagcaggagcaggatgcCGCTGTCGAAACTCCTAAAGCAGCAGATACTATCGATGACCCTGGTGCATGGGAGGAGAACTTCAAATCGCACCACGACTCTAAGCCCTACGGTCCGGAAGCTGTGGCTCTGGACTTCTCGTTCCCCGCAGCCAAAGTTCTATTCGGTATTCCAGAGCACGCCGACAGCTTCATACTAAAGTCCACCTCGGGCACGGATCCTTACCGCCTGTACAACTTGGATGTGTTCGAATACATTGTGGACAGCAAGATGGCCCTATATGGCTCAGTGCCGGTAATCTATGGTCATGG AGCGCAACGCACTGCGGGTGTTTACTGGCAGAATGCCGCTGAAACTTGGGTGGACATCCAAACCTCGGAGACCAATGTTGTATCTTCGCTGGTAAATTTTGTATCCGGCTCGCAGAAGACTCCTCCTCCGGCTGCCCACTTCATGTCGGAGTCGGGCATCGTGGACGCCTTTATCATGCTGGGACCCAAGCCCATGGACGCTTTTAAGCAGTACGCGGCTTTGACTGGAACGCACGAGTTGCCTCAGTTATTTGCTCTGGCCTACCACCAGAGTCGCTGGAACTACAACGACGAGAGGGACGTGACCTCCGTGTCAGCGAAATTCGACGAGTACAACATACCCATGGACACCATGTGGCTGGACATCGAGTATACAGATGGCAAGCGCTACTTCACCTGGGACAAGTTCAAGTTCCCGCACCCGCTGGCAATGATCAAGAATCTTACAGAATTGGGTCGCCACTTGGTGGTGATAGTCGACCCGCACATCAAGCGGGATAATAATTACTTTTTCCACCGCGACTGCACGGATCGTGGTTATTATGTGAAAACGCGCGAGGGCAATGATTACGAGGGCTGGTGTTGGCCGGGAGCGGCTAGTTATCCTGATTTCTTCAACCCCGTGGTCAGAGAGTACTACGCCAGCCAGTACGCGCTGGACAAGTTCCAAACGGTCACCGCAGATGTGATGTTGTGGAACGACATGAACGAGCCATCGGTGTTCAACGGTCCTGAGATCACGGCGCCGAAGGACTTGATCCACTTCGGCAACTGGGAGCACCGCGACGTGCACAATTTGTACGGTCACATGCACTTGATGGGCTCCTTTGCGGGCCTGCAGCAGCGCGATCCCAACCAGCGGCCCTTCATCCTCACACGCGCCCACTTTGCTGGATCCCAGCGTTATGCTGCCATTTGGACGGGTGACAACTTTGCGGACTGGTCGCATCTACAGCACTCCGTCAAGATGTGTCTCACGGAAGCGGTGGCCGGCTTCTCCTTCTGCGGTGCCGATGTCGGTGCCTTCTTTGGAAACCCAGATACTGAGCTGCTGGAGCGCTGGTATCAAGCCGGTGCCTTCCTGCCATTTTTCCGGGCTCATGCACACATCGACACTAAGCGCCGGGAGCCATGGCTCTTCCCAGAACGCACTCGCCAGGTAATCCAAAATGCTGTGATCAAGCGTTATTCATATCTGCCCCTGTGGTACACCGCATTCTACGAGCTGGAGCTGACTGGAGAGCCGGTAATTCGCCCATTATTAGCTCACTATCCACTGGATAAGGAGGCCTTCGGCGTTGACAGCCAGCTGCTGGTGCAAGATCGCCTGCTTGTAAGACCCGTCATGCAGCAGGGCGTCAGCAAGGTGGACGTGTACTTCCCGGCAATTGATGACAAAAAGAACAGCGACTGGTGGTACGATGTGGATACTTACCAGCGCCAGGAACGATCCGGCTATGTGTCGGTTCCAGTAGATGATTTCAAG ATCCCCGTTTGGCAGCGTGGTGGCAGTATTGTTCCTAAGAAGGAGCGACAGCGCCGCGCCTCAACCTTGATGCTGCACGATCCGTACACACTGATAATCTGCTTAGACCGTCAGGGCAAGGCAGCCGGTTCCCTTTACCTAGACGACGAGAAGTCCTACGCGTACCGCCAGGGACAGCGCATCCACGTGAACTACGAGTTCGCCCACGACCAGCTGGTCAACAGCTTCGTGGGCAAGCCCAAGTACAAGACCCTTGCCTGGATCGAGCGAATCGTGATCGCCGGACTTGAGAAGGTGCCCAGCAGCGCCAGCATTACGGTGAATGGCGTCAGCCAGCAGTTGGAGGTGCTCCAGCATGATAACACCGTCGTCGTGCGCAAGCCGGGCGTCAAGATGGACGTCGACTTCGCCATTAAACTCAACTTTGCGTAG
- the LOC6615252 gene encoding tektin-3, producing MLCWANEDHYLSQRYPNPQQKAPETLKNLLLRSSVPIPWSQAGAPPCMEPVMGPSIPPRVGAAYETPTKHPWRPAMAYELIQVKHMPEQPVTNQLTKQCFLPKGMKTDGMIFPNLVTGFDRNPQHAARAALYTRYTSNEWYNNNMTKYSESNMNRNLSERMRNDAVRLMRETDEKATSGQRDAGRRLGERITDLTFWRNELNAELEKLIAEMSDINELQRQCGKALLDLEIPLHIAQECLFHRESRQGTEKVHDIVEKALLVEINNLRNSRDRLGGLHEKISKQALDCRGAQHLLEDDVSHKESSLGIDSMCHQLNNHSRGITYYGGIEKFDPSVSTQESWAQASSEHVRRSQAERAKLSQLRSDAQSVVNSVATTVWDFWSNTNNAFDRRSQEMAEAKNRVQLHLQKVQQELFDMEKHLFLLQKAIQDKSGPLKVAQTRLEARSHREGVELCKDHAQDRLIQEVQDIQGAVETLHHKLMEAEATHQGLLKTRCTLEVDLRNKVNALFIDREKCMSLRRSFPVSNLIKY from the exons ATGCTCTGCTGGGCCAACGAGGATCACTATCTGAGCCAACGCTACCCGAATCCACAGCAAAAGGCGCCAGAAACGCTCAAGAACCTGCTGTTGCGATCCAGTGTACCGATA CCATGGAGCCAGGCGGGCGCTCCGCCCTGCATGGAGCCCGTCATGGGGCCTTCGATCCCGCCGAGAGTTGGCGCCGCCTACGAGACGCCCACGAAGCACCCGTGGCGCCCGGCTATGGCCTATGAGCTAATCCAGGTGAAGCATATGCCCGAGCAGCCGGTGACCAACCAGCTGACCAAGCAGTGCTTCCTGCCCAAGGGCATGAAGACGGACGGAATGATATTCCCCAACCTGGTCACCGGATTCGATCGCAATCCGCAGCACGCCGCCCGGGCTGCTCTCTACACGCGGTACACCAGCAACGAGTggtacaacaacaacatgacCAAGTACTCCGAGTCGAACATGAATCG CAACCTCTCGGAGCGCATGCGGAATGACGCAGTGCGTCTGATGCGGGAGACGGACGAGAAGGCCACCTCGGGCCAGAGGGACGCCGGCCGAAGGCTAGGCGAGCGCATCACTGACCTGACTTTCTGGCGCAACGAGCTAAACGCGGAGCTGGAGAAGCTGATCGCCGAGATGTCGGACATCAACGAGCTGCAGCGGCAGTGCGGCAAGGCGCTCCTCGACCTGGAGATACCGCTGCACATCGCCCAGGAGTGCCTCTTTCACCGTGAGTCGCGCCAGGGCACGGAGAAGGTGCATGACATCGTAGAGAAGGCCCTCCTCGTGGAGATCAACAACTTGAGGAACTCCCGTGACCGCCTGGGCGGCCTGCACGAGAAGATCTCGAAGCAGGCCCTCGACTGCCGTGGCGCCCAGCATCTCCTCGAGGACGATGTGTCGCACAAGGAGTCCTCGCTCGGCATCGACTCCATGTGCCACCAGCTGAACAACCACAGCCGCGGCATCACCTACTACGGCGGCATCGAGAAGTTCGATCCCTCGGTCAGCACCCAGGAGTCCTGGGCGCAGGCCAGCAGCGAGCACGTCCGCCG CTCCCAGGCGGAGCGCGCGAAGCTCTCCCAGCTGCGGAGCGATGCCCAGAGTGTGGTCAACTCGGTGGCCACCACGGTGTGGGACTTCTGGAGCAACACGAACAACGCCTTCGATCGCCGCTCGCAGGAGATGGCTGAGGCGAAGAACCGTGTGCAGCTGCACCTGCAGAAGGTCCAACAGGAGCTGTTCGACATGGAGAAGCATCTCTTCCTGCTGCAGAAGGCCATCCAGGACAAGTCCGGGCCGTTAAAAGTGGCCCAGACGCGACTGGAAGCCCGCTCCCACCGCGAGGGCGTCGAGCTGTGCAAGGACCACGCCCAGGACCGCCTTATCCAAGAGGTGCAGGACATCCAGGGTGCCGTGGAGACGCTGCACCACAAGCTGATGGAGGCGGAGGCCACCCACCAGGGCCTACTAAAGACGCGCTGCACCTTGGAGGTAGATCTGCGCAACAAGGTCAATGCCCTGTTCATCGACAGAGAGAAGTGCATGAGTCTCCGGCGCTCCTTTCCGGTCAGCAATCTGATCAAGTACTGA